Proteins encoded by one window of Chryseobacterium foetidum:
- a CDS encoding SusC/RagA family TonB-linked outer membrane protein, translating to MKNFTTVLKIAPAFLLASSVMFGQEQDSTAKEKKIEEVVLIGYGKQKKSDLTGSITSVSEKEFNKGAIVSADQLINGKAPGVRITNTGGSPDSAPNIRIRGGSSISAQNNPLIVIDGVPLDFVSAAGSANPLNLVNPNDIESFSILKDASATAIYGSRASNGVIIITTKKGGGKLKINFSTNMSVGEVTKFADVMDADQFVDYVSKYFPQSKWKLGVGGSADNPTTTGTIYNTDWQKEIYRTSVSTDNNLSLSGALFDKKLPVRLSLGYNRTEGVVKTSDYERFSGALRITPTLFDKHLKIDVNAKGIISDLNAIDQDAAIGGAISMDPTKPVYVSQTGLSGNPYNRFGGFYQNTALVSNQYNAIGQSNPLAVLLQRTSPQNIKKLLGNVELDYKMHFLPELRAVVNLGLETSESNLETVFGDNAIQTYRLVSGAATPNDFVFNPGVNYRERQNIFNKTLDSYLVYEKNYSGFISHFLIQGGYSYQSFRNEGHKDEFRYNNETGIRESFVQFPLLNPNNNYYNLTNLQSFIGRTNIDIKNKYLFTATLRADASSLFRKDIRWGYFPSVAFAWKINEEGFLKDSNNIKELKLRLGWGQTGQQDITQIAGYYPSRALFQEGNAGSQYFPGIGTYSAIPFNDELTWEKATTMNAGLDFSLFRNNFITGSLDVYRTETSDLLAKVPYPAGQFLTNEFVRNVGSTENNGVELNLTVNAVRTDDVTWSVSGNMGYNKGKVKNLDQLKLIQGQDGGLPVGTGNILAYNAVGYQPFSAYVYEQVYDSNGNPLAGVVVDRNNDGIINTEDKYFKAIRPNWTYGFSTSFNYRKFDFSTSLRGQIGGKVFNARKLSQGYRQSSVPQNGLSVNNANSYAAVSPFDNITDPVIYSDFFLEDASFLRMDNATVGYLIQNAFKNTNIRVYASVNNAFVITKYNGVDPENFNGIDNNFYPRPRIYTLGFNLNF from the coding sequence GTGAAAAACTTTACAACGGTATTAAAGATTGCACCGGCATTTTTACTGGCAAGCTCAGTAATGTTCGGGCAAGAGCAGGATTCTACTGCAAAGGAAAAGAAGATTGAGGAAGTAGTTTTAATTGGTTACGGTAAGCAGAAGAAATCGGACCTTACAGGATCTATTACTTCAGTTAGCGAAAAGGAATTTAATAAAGGTGCAATTGTATCAGCAGATCAGCTGATTAATGGTAAAGCTCCCGGCGTACGTATAACGAACACTGGAGGTTCTCCTGATTCAGCACCCAATATTAGAATCAGGGGTGGTTCATCAATTTCTGCACAGAATAATCCTCTCATTGTAATAGATGGAGTGCCATTAGATTTTGTATCTGCTGCAGGATCTGCTAATCCTCTCAATTTGGTAAATCCCAATGATATTGAATCTTTTTCAATTTTAAAGGATGCATCTGCTACAGCTATCTATGGTTCAAGGGCATCAAATGGTGTAATTATTATAACAACAAAAAAAGGAGGCGGTAAATTAAAGATTAATTTTAGCACGAATATGTCTGTTGGTGAGGTAACAAAATTTGCTGATGTGATGGATGCTGATCAATTTGTAGACTATGTCAGCAAATATTTTCCGCAAAGTAAATGGAAACTTGGGGTAGGTGGATCTGCTGATAACCCTACAACGACAGGAACAATTTACAATACTGACTGGCAAAAAGAGATTTACAGGACTTCTGTATCAACGGATAATAATCTAAGTTTATCCGGAGCTTTGTTTGATAAAAAATTACCTGTAAGATTATCTTTAGGTTATAACCGAACTGAAGGTGTGGTAAAGACGAGTGACTACGAAAGGTTTTCGGGAGCATTGAGAATAACACCAACATTATTTGATAAGCATCTGAAAATTGACGTAAATGCAAAAGGTATAATATCTGATCTTAATGCGATAGATCAGGATGCAGCCATTGGTGGAGCCATATCCATGGATCCTACAAAACCTGTTTACGTTTCGCAAACTGGTCTGAGTGGAAATCCATACAACAGGTTTGGAGGGTTTTATCAGAACACTGCATTGGTGAGCAATCAATATAATGCTATTGGGCAGTCAAATCCTTTGGCAGTTTTGTTACAGAGAACTTCCCCTCAAAACATTAAGAAATTACTAGGTAACGTAGAATTGGATTACAAAATGCATTTTCTACCTGAATTGAGAGCCGTTGTGAATTTAGGTTTGGAAACTTCAGAATCCAATCTTGAAACTGTTTTCGGTGATAATGCTATTCAAACCTACAGGTTGGTGAGTGGAGCTGCTACACCAAATGACTTTGTTTTTAATCCAGGAGTAAATTACCGCGAGAGACAAAATATTTTTAACAAGACGTTGGATTCATATTTAGTATACGAAAAAAATTACTCAGGATTTATTTCCCATTTTTTAATTCAGGGAGGATACTCTTATCAAAGTTTTAGGAATGAGGGACATAAGGATGAATTCAGATATAACAATGAGACAGGTATAAGAGAAAGTTTTGTTCAGTTTCCATTACTCAACCCGAACAATAATTACTATAATTTAACCAATCTACAGTCGTTTATTGGAAGAACAAATATTGATATCAAAAATAAGTATTTATTCACAGCTACATTGAGAGCGGATGCGTCTTCTCTATTCAGAAAAGATATCAGATGGGGATATTTCCCTTCTGTTGCGTTTGCATGGAAAATTAACGAAGAAGGTTTTCTTAAAGACTCAAATAATATAAAAGAGTTGAAATTGAGATTAGGGTGGGGACAGACAGGACAGCAGGACATTACTCAAATTGCAGGTTATTATCCATCCAGAGCTTTATTTCAGGAAGGTAATGCAGGATCTCAATATTTTCCAGGAATCGGAACTTATAGTGCGATACCATTTAATGATGAGTTAACCTGGGAGAAAGCTACAACAATGAATGCTGGATTGGACTTCTCTTTATTCAGGAATAATTTTATTACAGGTAGTTTAGATGTATATAGAACTGAAACCAGTGATCTTTTGGCTAAAGTTCCTTACCCTGCAGGGCAATTTCTTACTAACGAATTTGTACGAAATGTAGGAAGTACAGAAAACAATGGAGTTGAGCTCAACCTGACTGTAAATGCTGTGCGGACTGACGATGTCACCTGGAGCGTCTCTGGAAATATGGGCTATAACAAAGGAAAGGTAAAAAATCTGGATCAATTAAAATTGATTCAGGGTCAGGATGGAGGTTTGCCTGTAGGTACCGGAAATATTCTTGCATATAACGCGGTAGGGTATCAGCCGTTTTCCGCCTATGTTTATGAACAGGTTTATGATTCAAACGGTAATCCTTTGGCCGGTGTAGTTGTTGACCGAAATAATGACGGCATAATTAACACAGAAGATAAATACTTTAAAGCAATCAGACCCAATTGGACTTACGGATTTAGTACATCGTTCAATTACAGGAAGTTTGATTTTAGTACAAGTTTGAGAGGTCAGATAGGAGGTAAAGTTTTCAATGCCAGAAAACTTTCGCAAGGTTACAGACAAAGTTCAGTTCCACAAAACGGACTTTCAGTTAATAATGCTAATTCCTACGCTGCAGTATCGCCATTTGATAATATAACAGATCCGGTTATCTATTCAGATTTCTTCTTGGAAGATGCTTCGTTTTTGAGAATGGATAATGCAACAGTAGGTTATTTAATTCAAAATGCATTTAAAAATACCAATATCAGAGTTTACGCATCTGTAAACAATGCATTTGTTATTACTAAATACAACGGTGTGGATCCGGAAAATTTTAACGGTATTGATAACAACTTTTATCCAAGACCAAGAATCTATACACTTGGTTTTAACCTTAACTTTTAA
- a CDS encoding RagB/SusD family nutrient uptake outer membrane protein: protein MKNIKFKLLTLGTVLLLATSSCIGDLDTEPKYDYTLEQLIAQDPNAVEGLLSRLYASYALSSVRGSGESDVAGADPGESPFIRGLINLEDFTADGMKNRWGDNGLDQLTTTVNWTDSNKFFRYVYDRLYYIIPQATNLILILNKDDVSYAKKAEAIGELKFLRALSYYYIIDLFGKGVLVNDTNFGTTAPLPESSRTELFNYVESQLIEAEAVLPATNSYGRANKATVQFLLAKLYLNAEVYTGTNRYSSAVPYLNKVIAAGYSLESNFSKNFRTDNNTSKEIIFPLIADAISSQSFGNTTYIIQGSLSIETMTPQTYGSVGPDAGAWAGHRATKAWYGLFGNSAAALNASPDQRAKLFWTTGHSYEMTDYKVWKDGYPSVKFQNVNAAGNGTPSVFVSTDFPLFRLSDAYLMYAECAVRGAAGADMALAQSYFNQVRNRSNAGNLTVTLQNILDERGRELNLEGVRRQDLIRFGKFTGGSYLWPWKGGSKDGTAISDNYKLFPIPATALQSNPNLTQNTGY from the coding sequence ATGAAAAATATAAAATTTAAATTACTTACACTAGGTACAGTGCTTTTACTTGCTACAAGTTCTTGTATTGGTGATTTGGATACAGAACCAAAATATGATTATACTTTAGAACAATTAATTGCTCAGGATCCAAATGCAGTAGAGGGATTACTTTCAAGATTATATGCAAGTTACGCATTGTCAAGTGTGAGAGGGTCTGGTGAATCTGATGTTGCGGGGGCAGATCCGGGTGAATCACCTTTTATCAGAGGTCTGATTAATCTTGAAGATTTCACAGCTGATGGTATGAAAAACAGATGGGGAGATAATGGTTTAGATCAGTTGACAACCACTGTAAACTGGACTGACAGTAATAAGTTCTTCAGATATGTTTATGACAGATTATACTATATTATACCGCAGGCAACCAATTTGATTCTGATTCTTAATAAAGATGATGTAAGCTATGCAAAGAAAGCAGAAGCAATTGGCGAATTAAAATTTTTACGGGCACTGTCATATTACTACATCATTGATCTTTTTGGTAAAGGTGTGTTGGTAAATGATACTAATTTTGGTACAACCGCCCCTCTTCCGGAATCCTCCAGAACAGAACTTTTTAATTATGTAGAAAGTCAACTAATTGAAGCTGAAGCAGTTTTGCCTGCTACGAACTCTTATGGAAGAGCAAACAAGGCAACAGTACAATTTCTTTTGGCAAAATTATATCTAAATGCAGAAGTGTATACCGGAACAAATAGATACAGCAGTGCCGTACCTTATCTAAACAAAGTAATAGCAGCTGGATATAGTCTTGAAAGTAATTTCTCTAAAAATTTCAGGACAGACAATAATACTTCGAAAGAAATCATATTTCCCTTGATTGCGGACGCAATCTCAAGTCAGAGTTTTGGAAATACAACATATATTATTCAAGGTAGTCTTAGTATAGAAACGATGACTCCGCAAACTTATGGTTCAGTAGGACCTGATGCAGGAGCGTGGGCAGGCCACAGAGCTACGAAGGCCTGGTACGGCCTGTTTGGAAATTCTGCTGCTGCACTAAACGCAAGTCCGGATCAGAGAGCGAAGCTATTTTGGACTACTGGGCATAGCTATGAAATGACTGATTATAAAGTGTGGAAAGATGGATATCCTTCTGTGAAATTCCAAAATGTGAATGCTGCCGGAAACGGAACACCATCAGTTTTTGTTTCTACTGATTTTCCTTTATTCAGATTAAGTGATGCTTATCTTATGTATGCAGAGTGTGCAGTAAGAGGGGCTGCAGGAGCTGACATGGCATTGGCTCAAAGTTATTTTAACCAGGTAAGAAATAGATCAAATGCTGGAAATCTGACCGTGACACTCCAAAATATTTTAGACGAAAGGGGTCGTGAACTTAATCTCGAAGGAGTGAGAAGACAGGATTTAATCAGATTCGGAAAATTTACAGGAGGATCATACCTGTGGCCATGGAAAGGTGGCTCTAAAGACGGTACCGCAATCTCTGACAATTACAAGCTTTTCCCTATTCCTGCTACAGCACTTCAGTCTAACCCTAATTTGACACAAAATACAGGATATTAA
- a CDS encoding SusE domain-containing protein: MKNIFKIFLLGILVVFIISCQEDDDKVMLNNTSVSTLSVNKTTVVLDETTADQAALVFEFRNPTFSPSVQFTNAVEFAVAGTNFSPNTTREVSMGQNTFSLSHLQLNNILADLNVVPNTLKSIEIRLKSNVNPVTPFYSNVLKVSMTGYTPNPDLIFPKINVPGGYAGAAGYADWTPANAPNLFSPDKNSQYRGFIYVTAPNSEYKFTINQDWAGDKGDDGTLTGKLVETGEQNIKAATAGTYYVKVDWTANTYSSVLANFGVIGDATPAGWGADTDLVYNPSTKTYVINSIVLTAGGVFKFRANDDWAMKIQPAAADQTLASGTAVQTFFNAEGTVQGDSSYKVSETGNYRIELDLHNSAYYKLTVTKL, translated from the coding sequence ATGAAAAATATATTTAAAATATTTCTTTTAGGGATACTCGTCGTTTTTATAATTTCATGTCAGGAAGATGACGATAAAGTAATGCTGAACAATACTTCTGTAAGTACATTGTCAGTAAATAAAACAACTGTTGTTTTAGATGAAACAACTGCAGATCAGGCGGCTCTTGTATTTGAATTTAGGAATCCAACCTTTAGCCCTTCAGTTCAATTTACGAATGCTGTGGAATTTGCCGTTGCAGGAACTAATTTTAGCCCAAATACCACCAGAGAGGTTTCTATGGGTCAGAATACATTTTCTTTAAGTCATTTACAACTTAATAATATATTGGCTGATTTAAATGTAGTTCCTAACACACTTAAGTCAATTGAAATTAGATTAAAATCCAACGTAAACCCAGTTACTCCGTTTTACTCGAATGTTTTGAAAGTATCGATGACCGGTTATACACCAAACCCGGATTTGATTTTTCCTAAGATAAATGTTCCAGGTGGATACGCAGGAGCAGCAGGTTACGCAGACTGGACTCCTGCAAATGCGCCTAATCTATTCTCTCCAGATAAAAACAGCCAGTATAGAGGATTCATTTACGTAACTGCTCCAAACAGTGAATACAAATTCACGATTAATCAGGATTGGGCAGGGGACAAAGGGGATGATGGTACACTCACAGGTAAACTTGTTGAAACTGGCGAACAGAATATAAAAGCAGCAACTGCGGGCACGTATTATGTGAAAGTTGACTGGACTGCCAATACATACTCGTCTGTTTTGGCAAACTTTGGGGTAATAGGCGATGCTACTCCCGCAGGTTGGGGTGCTGATACAGATCTTGTTTATAATCCATCTACAAAAACGTACGTAATCAACTCAATTGTTTTAACTGCAGGTGGAGTTTTCAAATTCAGAGCAAACGATGACTGGGCAATGAAGATTCAACCAGCCGCAGCGGATCAGACTCTTGCTTCGGGAACAGCTGTTCAGACTTTCTTCAATGCTGAAGGAACTGTACAGGGAGATTCCAGTTACAAAGTTTCTGAAACCGGAAATTACAGAATCGAATTAGATTTACACAACTCAGCATATTACAAGCTGACTGTTACAAAATTGTAA
- a CDS encoding class I SAM-dependent methyltransferase yields the protein MKDLMGRAILDYFQNENPEDLQTETSISELDELPVEYLFRGFEEMNKIEQKALKLAHGKVLDIGAGAGSHSLYLQNERKLDITALDISPKSIEVCQLRGIQKTVVQNMLEFSGETYDTILLLMNGTGIFQSLNVIDIYLQKLHSLLNKNGQILIDSTDILYMFDTDEDGGVLIPANGYYGELDYIVHYKGESEDPIKWLYLDFNTLKNAAENNGFKIEKVLQDEDSYLAKLIKN from the coding sequence ATGAAAGACTTAATGGGACGCGCAATTCTGGATTATTTTCAAAACGAAAATCCTGAAGATCTGCAGACAGAAACCTCAATTTCCGAACTCGATGAACTTCCGGTAGAATATCTTTTCAGAGGTTTTGAAGAGATGAACAAAATCGAACAGAAAGCTTTGAAATTAGCTCATGGAAAAGTCCTTGACATCGGAGCAGGAGCGGGTTCGCATTCACTGTATCTTCAAAATGAAAGAAAATTGGATATTACCGCTTTGGATATTTCGCCAAAATCTATTGAAGTCTGTCAACTACGGGGTATTCAGAAAACTGTTGTCCAAAATATGCTGGAATTTTCCGGGGAAACTTACGACACAATTCTTCTCCTTATGAACGGAACCGGAATTTTCCAAAGCCTGAATGTGATTGATATTTATCTTCAAAAACTTCATTCTTTATTAAATAAAAACGGACAAATCCTCATTGACAGCACAGATATTCTTTACATGTTTGATACCGACGAAGATGGCGGAGTTTTGATTCCTGCCAACGGATATTATGGCGAGCTTGATTATATCGTTCATTACAAAGGCGAGTCTGAAGATCCGATAAAGTGGCTTTATTTAGATTTCAATACATTAAAGAATGCTGCAGAAAATAATGGTTTTAAAATAGAAAAGGTTTTGCAGGATGAAGATTCTTACCTGGCTAAACTGATTAAAAACTAG
- the metG gene encoding methionine--tRNA ligase codes for MSNKKLITAALPYANGPVHIGHLAGVYIPADVYARFQRRSGKDVAFICGSDEHGIPITIRAKKEGVTPQDIVDKYHEIIKKSFSDLGISFDEYSRTTSQNHRETSQDFFKVLYEKGKFTEEMSEQYFDEQANEFLADRYIVGTCPNCGNDNAYGDQCEKCGTTLSPSELINPKSMLSGNVPVLKETKNWYLPLNEYEDFLNEWIIEGHKDDWKTNVYGQVKSWLTDGLKPRAMTRDLNWGVPVPLPNAEGKVLYVWFDAPIGYISFTKEWAEKNGKDWKDYWQSENSDLVHFIGKDNIVFHCIIFPAMMKAHGDFIMPKNVPAFEFLNLENDKISTSRNWAVWAHEYVEEFPGQQDVLRYALLSSAPETKDNNFTWKDFQTKNNSELVGIFGNFINRVAVLIHKYYDGIVQKPNFLQQDIEAMHLVQNSIEKLGQYLNKYEFRNALNEMITVARIGNKYLADEEPWKIIKDNPERVKTQLYVASQISILLGYICEPFMPFTSNKIEEIFNSNDLELDINFTDRLISKPFVKSDKEIKCRNYSKLVWDDVLNLTNQFLPYGHRINEATLLFSKIEDDVIDFQIQKLENTKQSNKKTNPKANPMKDEIQFDDFTKIDLRTATIIEAEKVEKADKLLKLTVDTGVDVRTVVSGIAESFKAEEVIGKQVMILLNLAPRKIRGIESQGMLLLTTKPDGKLSFVTPDDSNVENGIEIG; via the coding sequence ATGTCAAATAAAAAATTGATTACGGCAGCGTTGCCTTATGCCAACGGACCGGTTCATATAGGGCATTTGGCGGGTGTTTATATTCCTGCTGATGTCTACGCAAGATTTCAGAGAAGGTCAGGGAAAGATGTTGCTTTTATCTGCGGAAGTGACGAGCACGGAATTCCTATTACCATCAGAGCTAAAAAAGAAGGCGTGACCCCACAGGATATCGTCGATAAATATCATGAAATCATCAAAAAATCGTTCTCGGATTTGGGGATTTCATTTGATGAATATTCAAGAACTACCTCTCAAAATCACCGCGAAACAAGTCAGGATTTCTTTAAAGTTCTTTATGAGAAGGGAAAGTTTACAGAAGAAATGTCTGAGCAGTATTTTGACGAGCAGGCAAACGAATTTTTAGCCGACCGATACATCGTTGGAACCTGTCCGAATTGCGGAAATGACAACGCTTATGGAGATCAGTGCGAGAAATGTGGTACTACCCTTTCACCTTCAGAACTGATCAATCCAAAATCGATGTTGAGCGGTAACGTTCCTGTTTTAAAAGAAACCAAAAACTGGTATTTACCTTTAAATGAATACGAAGATTTCTTAAACGAATGGATCATCGAAGGCCATAAAGACGACTGGAAAACCAATGTTTATGGACAGGTAAAATCGTGGTTAACGGATGGTTTGAAACCCCGTGCCATGACCAGAGATCTGAACTGGGGCGTTCCTGTACCACTTCCAAATGCAGAAGGTAAAGTACTTTACGTTTGGTTTGATGCTCCGATTGGATATATTTCTTTCACCAAAGAATGGGCTGAGAAAAACGGAAAAGACTGGAAAGATTACTGGCAAAGCGAAAACTCAGATTTGGTTCACTTTATTGGAAAAGACAATATTGTGTTCCACTGTATTATTTTCCCTGCAATGATGAAGGCTCACGGAGATTTCATTATGCCGAAAAATGTACCTGCGTTTGAATTTTTAAATTTAGAAAACGATAAAATTTCAACTTCAAGAAACTGGGCAGTTTGGGCACACGAATATGTGGAAGAATTTCCCGGGCAACAGGATGTTTTGCGTTATGCATTGCTTTCTTCTGCTCCTGAAACGAAGGATAATAACTTTACATGGAAGGACTTTCAGACAAAGAATAATTCTGAGCTGGTTGGGATTTTCGGAAATTTCATCAACAGAGTTGCCGTTTTAATTCATAAATATTATGATGGAATTGTACAAAAGCCAAACTTTCTTCAACAAGATATTGAGGCAATGCATCTGGTTCAAAATTCAATTGAAAAATTGGGACAATATCTAAACAAGTATGAATTTAGGAATGCTTTGAATGAAATGATTACTGTTGCACGCATTGGTAACAAGTATTTAGCTGATGAAGAGCCATGGAAAATAATTAAAGACAATCCTGAAAGAGTTAAAACACAATTATATGTTGCCTCTCAAATATCAATATTGCTTGGTTATATATGCGAGCCTTTTATGCCTTTTACATCAAATAAAATCGAAGAAATTTTCAACTCAAATGATTTAGAACTTGATATTAATTTTACTGATAGATTAATTTCAAAACCTTTCGTTAAATCAGATAAAGAAATAAAATGCAGAAACTATTCAAAATTAGTGTGGGACGACGTATTAAATTTGACAAATCAATTTTTACCGTACGGTCATAGAATCAATGAAGCCACTCTTCTTTTCTCCAAAATTGAAGACGATGTAATTGATTTTCAAATCCAGAAATTAGAAAATACAAAACAAAGCAATAAAAAAACAAACCCTAAAGCCAATCCAATGAAAGACGAAATACAGTTTGATGATTTTACAAAAATCGACCTGAGAACAGCAACGATTATTGAAGCTGAAAAAGTAGAAAAAGCAGATAAATTATTGAAATTAACTGTTGATACAGGTGTTGACGTAAGAACTGTTGTTTCTGGGATCGCAGAAAGCTTTAAGGCTGAAGAAGTAATCGGAAAGCAGGTGATGATTTTATTAAACCTTGCGCCAAGAAAAATCAGAGGGATTGAATCTCAGGGAATGCTGTTGTTGACTACAAAACCTGACGGAAAATTATCTTTTGTGACGCCGGATGACAGCAATGTTGAGAATGGGATTGAGATTGGGTAA
- a CDS encoding MFS transporter yields MYNKGLFSDWVPKPVQLLMMVLLLIVVMPLGGVYTGNISFMVGGTGVMQEYFLWANYATTIGMGACMPVVLRMKMRFKVRDKLVVLLVLLGALSYINANTFEPMVIVMSSLVIGFLKMMITIELFLPLMAMLGGRGIFYGVFYTFVLILNQVSAYYAVEVSIMYNFQQFFILAAVLCFVLASLCWILMHDKYFALKVPLHYIDWLSVILFVSTFMFSAYVFSFGKQQDWLNSKNIINASIAAFVSFALLAIRQLTLKRPYISFNIFTKSNVLNGLFMLLWLGMFLGTTSLQNIYSVGVLGYDQLTNAKLNLMMIPGLLLAGVIAVFWFKKESPLKMFIFSGFSAMTAYAIIMYFSMVLEFNYESWYLPMFLKGYGMCSLFISVWYYTLDKLELNEMLAAIGLVLVWRTFLAVGFFSALFSWFQYQFQIVSLGDLAVYMDGMTITPQNVATNMKTIQLNAIISANKKIFGYIIVAGFGVMLYVLTHHFGKRTEYLRVIRILNGKSVIARRRFRERKKLEEDIKGAAGPAL; encoded by the coding sequence ATGTACAACAAAGGTCTTTTCAGCGATTGGGTTCCGAAACCCGTACAGCTTCTGATGATGGTTTTACTGCTTATCGTAGTGATGCCGTTGGGTGGAGTTTATACCGGAAACATCAGTTTTATGGTGGGCGGAACCGGCGTGATGCAGGAATATTTTCTGTGGGCAAACTATGCCACCACCATTGGGATGGGTGCGTGTATGCCTGTGGTTTTAAGAATGAAAATGCGGTTCAAAGTCCGTGATAAACTCGTGGTTTTATTGGTGCTTTTGGGTGCATTAAGTTATATTAACGCTAACACTTTCGAGCCGATGGTTATCGTGATGAGCTCGTTGGTCATTGGCTTTTTAAAAATGATGATAACCATCGAATTATTTTTACCGTTAATGGCAATGCTTGGCGGACGTGGGATTTTCTACGGCGTTTTCTACACATTTGTTTTAATATTAAATCAGGTCTCCGCGTACTACGCTGTGGAAGTTTCAATAATGTACAACTTTCAGCAGTTCTTTATTTTGGCGGCCGTTTTGTGTTTCGTTTTGGCATCATTGTGCTGGATTTTGATGCACGATAAATATTTTGCCCTAAAAGTTCCGTTACATTACATCGACTGGCTGAGCGTCATCCTTTTTGTTTCAACGTTTATGTTTTCGGCCTACGTATTTTCGTTTGGGAAACAGCAGGATTGGCTTAATTCAAAAAACATCATCAACGCAAGCATAGCAGCATTTGTAAGTTTCGCATTATTGGCGATTCGTCAGCTGACATTAAAAAGACCATACATTTCCTTTAATATATTCACAAAAAGCAATGTGCTCAACGGACTGTTTATGCTCCTATGGCTGGGAATGTTTTTAGGGACAACATCGCTTCAAAACATTTATTCAGTCGGGGTTTTGGGCTACGACCAACTGACCAATGCAAAACTCAATCTCATGATGATCCCCGGACTACTTTTAGCCGGAGTCATCGCCGTATTTTGGTTTAAAAAAGAATCACCGCTTAAAATGTTTATCTTTTCGGGCTTTTCAGCAATGACGGCTTATGCAATCATTATGTATTTTTCGATGGTACTCGAATTCAACTACGAAAGCTGGTACTTACCGATGTTCCTGAAAGGTTATGGCATGTGTTCACTCTTCATTTCGGTTTGGTATTACACATTAGACAAACTGGAACTCAACGAAATGCTGGCCGCCATCGGATTGGTTTTGGTGTGGCGGACTTTCCTTGCAGTAGGGTTTTTCTCAGCCCTGTTTTCATGGTTTCAGTATCAGTTTCAAATCGTCAGTTTAGGAGATTTGGCTGTTTATATGGATGGGATGACGATTACGCCGCAAAACGTTGCAACCAATATGAAAACCATTCAGCTCAACGCCATTATTTCCGCCAATAAAAAGATATTCGGCTACATTATCGTCGCCGGTTTTGGAGTAATGTTGTACGTGCTGACTCATCATTTCGGAAAACGCACAGAATATTTAAGAGTCATCAGAATCCTCAACGGAAAGTCTGTCATCGCCAGACGAAGATTCCGTGAAAGAAAAAAATTGGAAGAAGACATCAAAGGCGCCGCCGGCCCTGCCTTATAA